Proteins encoded in a region of the Melissococcus plutonius ATCC 35311 genome:
- a CDS encoding sensor histidine kinase: MINELFEMTRFDHYQITLSKQPINLSVMVHQLFYEFKPVLKEGQSFSLDIQKDLVIVSDLTLMERILDNIVKNAINYGLPNSNISFHLEKNRENKIILAISNTCLPINHEQLQHVFEPFYRIDESRSSHDGGTGLGLYITKNFVEKLGGSITFQYEDNRANVQILFPQ, encoded by the coding sequence ATGATTAATGAGCTTTTTGAAATGACTCGTTTTGATCACTATCAAATCACTTTAAGCAAACAACCCATTAACCTAAGTGTTATGGTTCATCAACTCTTTTATGAATTTAAACCTGTGCTGAAAGAAGGCCAAAGCTTCTCATTAGACATTCAAAAGGACCTAGTTATCGTCTCCGACCTGACTTTAATGGAAAGAATACTGGATAATATTGTGAAAAATGCTATTAATTATGGACTTCCAAATTCTAATATTTCTTTTCATCTAGAAAAGAATAGGGAAAATAAAATTATATTAGCGATAAGTAATACTTGTCTCCCTATCAATCATGAGCAACTTCAACATGTATTTGAACCTTTTTATAGAATTGATGAATCAAGAAGCAGTCATGATGGTGGAACAGGACTAGGACTTTATATTACCAAGAATTTTGTAGAAAAATTGGGTGGTTCTATAACTTTTCAGTATGAAGATAATCGAGCAAATGTACAAATACTATTTCCACAATAA
- a CDS encoding YdhK family protein, with protein sequence MGKLKVGDQVILKADHMPGMKGAKASIIAAKLSNVYQITYTPTNGDSQVTHHKWIIQEEIRKAPKENYLLPSGYEFTCLATHMPHMYLSKAIIENGRFDIAYQVVYEPVNGGGKLMQHKWFIDEEFDMPK encoded by the coding sequence ATGGGAAAATTAAAAGTTGGAGATCAAGTCATATTAAAAGCTGATCATATGCCTGGTATGAAAGGGGCAAAAGCAAGTATTATTGCAGCAAAATTAAGTAATGTTTACCAAATTACCTATACACCTACAAATGGTGATAGTCAAGTAACACATCATAAATGGATTATTCAAGAAGAAATTCGAAAAGCACCTAAAGAAAATTATCTATTGCCATCGGGCTATGAATTTACCTGTTTGGCTACACATATGCCACACATGTATCTATCAAAAGCAATCATTGAAAATGGTCGTTTTGATATTGCTTATCAGGTAGTTTACGAACCAGTGAATGGTGGTGGCAAATTAATGCAACATAAATGGTTTATTGATGAAGAATTTGACATGCCTAAATAA
- a CDS encoding GNAT family N-acetyltransferase produces MRKLCLKDSVQMFDNWGSDSKVTKFLTWKPYKNIDSVNHYLSLVTNNYCSEDYFHWGIEIKDTHTLIGTISVVNYHKRIQTMEIGYAIGRRWWNQGYTSEALSEVVNYLFAETTIQRIEAFHDTNNPNSGLVLNKCQFVFEGILRKRGKNNCGIFDECIYSILRQESTKTAI; encoded by the coding sequence TTGAGAAAGCTTTGTTTAAAAGATAGTGTTCAAATGTTTGACAATTGGGGATCGGATTCTAAAGTCACGAAATTTTTAACTTGGAAGCCTTATAAGAATATAGATAGTGTCAATCATTACTTATCTTTAGTAACCAATAACTATTGTAGTGAAGATTATTTTCATTGGGGAATTGAAATAAAAGATACCCATACACTAATTGGAACTATTTCTGTCGTGAACTATCATAAAAGGATTCAAACAATGGAAATAGGATATGCTATTGGAAGAAGATGGTGGAATCAAGGATATACATCAGAAGCATTATCGGAAGTGGTTAATTATTTGTTCGCTGAAACAACGATTCAACGAATAGAAGCTTTTCATGATACTAATAATCCAAATTCAGGGTTAGTTTTAAATAAGTGTCAATTTGTTTTTGAAGGAATTCTTAGAAAAAGAGGAAAAAATAATTGTGGCATTTTCGATGAGTGTATCTATTCAATTTTGAGACAAGAATCAACTAAAACAGCTATTTAA
- the pepG1 gene encoding type I toxin-antitoxin system toxin PepG1 translates to MKIGTEIDERRSLLSAFETIQTILGFGMFIIALVGLVVTLLKNDNKK, encoded by the coding sequence ATGAAAATAGGTACTGAAATCGATGAAAGGAGAAGCCTGTTATCCGCATTTGAAACAATCCAGACAATCTTAGGATTTGGTATGTTTATCATCGCTTTGGTTGGCCTAGTTGTTACATTGCTTAAAAATGACAATAAAAAATAA
- a CDS encoding aspartate:alanine antiporter yields MWHELIKFFLNNTIIFLFLSLAIGYVIGQIKIKSFSFGATVGVLVSGLVLGQLANFTIDPLLKNVFFSLFIFTIGYEVGPTFIQSLKRSGLKLVAQAFFFAIVAFLFSYGLLKLFRFNPGEAGGIVSGAITQSAALGTATSAINNLKVSEALKSAYTSDAAIAYAVTYIFGTIATIVTVRNIGPLILGVNLKEETKKVVEQLHFTENGNNELYDLESNIVIRSFKIIDLPSTEVTVDQFEKWLQQKVIVQQVFTNDRPQPFTHTTNLRKGQVVTIIGNNEEIYKLETNEKYYQEIFDDKYKKIPIKKVEVMLTRVFNYYSLKSLVDKSIIIISAKRDGKDIDDLTKLRSDDRVTIAGPDQSIQRAIPSLGYPITQGEATDVSFLSIGIVLGVLLGDIIITIKGLPITLGSGGGVLFSGLFLGWYQNKNIRIGNIPSSTRWFLKSVGLNGFIATVGLGAGSQFVKAIQSMGIKIILIGLLISTVPFIITLLFGKYILKFNAVDNIGSLAGGGTSNSALNSIIDQTGSSIFALSFTPTYAIGNILITMFGSLMVTLIGG; encoded by the coding sequence ATGTGGCATGAATTAATCAAGTTTTTTTTAAATAATACCATTATTTTTTTATTTTTATCGTTAGCAATAGGCTATGTCATTGGTCAAATAAAAATCAAATCATTTAGTTTTGGCGCAACGGTTGGGGTATTGGTAAGTGGTTTGGTATTAGGACAGTTGGCAAATTTTACAATTGATCCATTGCTTAAAAATGTCTTTTTTAGTTTATTTATTTTTACAATTGGATATGAAGTAGGACCAACATTTATTCAGAGTTTAAAACGATCTGGCTTAAAATTGGTGGCTCAGGCGTTCTTTTTTGCCATTGTTGCTTTTTTGTTTTCTTATGGCCTTTTAAAATTATTCCGATTTAATCCTGGTGAGGCAGGAGGAATTGTATCAGGGGCGATTACACAATCTGCCGCTTTAGGAACAGCAACTTCAGCAATTAACAATCTAAAAGTATCAGAGGCATTAAAATCTGCTTACACCTCAGATGCAGCAATTGCCTATGCAGTGACCTATATATTCGGAACAATTGCTACCATTGTAACGGTTAGAAATATCGGGCCTTTAATTTTGGGAGTAAATTTAAAAGAAGAAACAAAAAAAGTAGTTGAACAATTACATTTTACCGAGAATGGTAACAATGAACTTTATGACTTAGAGAGTAATATTGTAATTCGGTCATTTAAAATTATTGATTTACCTTCAACAGAAGTAACGGTCGATCAATTTGAAAAATGGTTACAGCAAAAAGTAATTGTACAGCAAGTTTTCACCAATGATCGTCCTCAACCATTCACCCATACAACGAACTTACGAAAAGGGCAGGTAGTGACCATTATTGGGAACAATGAGGAAATTTATAAACTTGAAACAAATGAAAAATATTATCAGGAAATTTTTGATGATAAGTATAAAAAAATTCCAATCAAAAAAGTAGAAGTTATGTTAACAAGAGTTTTTAATTATTATTCATTAAAATCTTTAGTCGATAAAAGTATCATTATTATTTCTGCTAAAAGAGATGGAAAAGATATCGACGATTTGACCAAGTTGCGTTCAGATGACCGGGTGACAATAGCTGGACCTGATCAGTCTATTCAGCGAGCAATACCTAGTTTGGGATACCCGATTACACAGGGAGAAGCGACAGATGTCAGTTTTCTATCAATTGGGATTGTCTTAGGTGTTTTGTTAGGAGATATCATTATTACTATTAAAGGCCTTCCTATAACCTTGGGTTCTGGCGGTGGTGTATTGTTTAGTGGTTTGTTTCTAGGATGGTATCAAAACAAAAACATTCGTATTGGAAATATTCCAAGTTCAACACGTTGGTTTTTAAAAAGCGTAGGATTAAATGGATTTATTGCAACAGTTGGATTAGGTGCTGGAAGTCAATTCGTAAAGGCGATTCAATCAATGGGCATTAAAATTATCTTGATAGGTTTGTTAATTTCAACCGTTCCATTTATTATTACTTTGCTCTTTGGTAAATATATACTGAAATTTAATGCAGTTGATAATATTGGTAGTTTAGCAGGTGGAGGTACTTCTAACTCTGCATTGAATTCTATCATTGACCAAACAGGTAGTAGTATTTTTGCTTTAAGTTTTACGCCTACCTATGCTATTGGAAATATTCTCATTACAATGTTTGGTTCATTAATGGTAACTTTAATAGGTGGCTGA
- a CDS encoding MazG nucleotide pyrophosphohydrolase domain-containing protein gives MIDFYKKRNWYHYDSFIRIGFLTEEVGELSRAIRSIEIGRDRPDELLKSEAYYKENLIEELGDVFDNVLIIADKYDILLDEIIKYHRRKLEERFKEK, from the coding sequence ATGATTGATTTTTATAAAAAAAGAAATTGGTATCACTACGATTCCTTTATAAGAATAGGCTTTTTAACAGAAGAAGTTGGTGAACTTTCAAGAGCAATTAGAAGTATTGAAATTGGGAGAGATAGACCAGATGAATTACTAAAAAGTGAAGCATATTATAAAGAAAATTTAATAGAGGAACTCGGAGATGTATTCGATAATGTACTGATCATTGCAGATAAGTATGATATTTTGCTTGATGAAATCATTAAATATCATAGGAGAAAACTTGAAGAACGGTTTAAGGAAAAGTAA
- a CDS encoding DUF554 domain-containing protein — translation MLFGGLTGTVTDTGGIIIGALIGELFKKKLTIKYQDVLYTAIGFVAFGIGIETISQNIPKSNLPILFIINFIVGTIIGTRLGLQDKVDHLSTEDNAEIIQAIVTMLLLSCIGALPIVGSIMAATKNDFTFLFTNASLDFVLSLIFGASVGIRVIVAAPIIFCYQTIIFLLAKWMGDFFSSSLIVEISILGGFMVTASGLNLLNIKQFKTVNMLPSLFIPIIFFALKALFYW, via the coding sequence ATGTTATTTGGTGGTTTAACAGGTACGGTTACAGATACAGGTGGAATTATTATTGGTGCATTGATTGGTGAACTTTTTAAGAAAAAGTTGACGATTAAATATCAAGATGTTTTATATACAGCAATTGGGTTTGTTGCATTTGGTATAGGGATAGAGACGATTTCTCAAAATATACCAAAATCCAACTTGCCTATTTTATTCATTATCAATTTTATAGTAGGTACGATAATTGGAACAAGATTGGGATTACAAGATAAGGTAGATCATTTGTCTACAGAGGATAATGCTGAAATCATACAAGCAATTGTCACTATGCTGCTGCTTTCTTGTATTGGGGCATTACCTATTGTTGGTTCGATAATGGCTGCTACAAAAAATGATTTTACTTTTCTTTTTACAAATGCTTCTCTTGATTTTGTTTTGTCTCTAATCTTTGGAGCTTCAGTGGGTATCCGGGTAATTGTAGCAGCACCCATAATATTTTGTTACCAAACAATAATATTCTTACTTGCTAAATGGATGGGAGACTTTTTTTCCTCTTCATTAATTGTAGAAATTTCAATATTAGGTGGATTTATGGTAACTGCATCTGGTTTAAATTTATTAAACATCAAACAATTTAAAACTGTTAATATGTTACCCTCCTTATTCATACCGATTATTTTCTTTGCTTTAAAAGCCTTGTTTTATTGGTAA
- a CDS encoding ABC transporter ATP-binding protein, producing MELCLKNLSKDYSKKKAINNLNISFTNGLYALLGPNGSGKSTLMNLLCGLISPTSGKIMYGTVDISKNKDVLYEQLGYLPQTFNFYPDFTVSDFLTYLGTLKGIHLDDLKTKINIALKKVNLTTKIDKKIKNLSGGMQRRLGIAQAIINDPKILVLDEQTTGLDPRERASFKKLVSDLAKDRLVIVSTHIVSDIADIADNIIFLKKGSIVLTGNIDKILKTINGNVWLATVDQESGEKLEEQYIISKAYYLPNNDIQYRIISDNRPCELAKPSTSCLDDVYLSIFNEVSEGEKHENFN from the coding sequence ATGGAATTGTGTTTAAAAAATTTGTCAAAAGATTATTCAAAAAAGAAGGCTATCAATAATTTGAATATCAGCTTTACCAATGGATTGTACGCTTTATTGGGACCAAATGGTTCAGGTAAATCAACCCTGATGAATTTACTATGTGGATTGATTTCACCAACGTCTGGAAAGATTATGTATGGCACAGTCGATATTTCAAAAAATAAAGATGTTTTGTATGAGCAACTTGGATATCTTCCTCAAACCTTTAATTTCTATCCTGATTTTACTGTATCTGATTTTTTAACTTATTTGGGCACCTTGAAAGGCATTCACCTAGATGACCTAAAAACAAAAATAAATATCGCATTAAAGAAGGTTAACCTAACTACCAAAATAGATAAAAAAATAAAGAATCTTTCAGGCGGGATGCAGAGAAGGCTAGGGATTGCACAAGCGATCATTAATGATCCTAAAATTTTAGTTTTAGATGAACAAACTACAGGATTAGACCCAAGGGAACGTGCTTCCTTTAAAAAATTAGTATCAGATTTAGCAAAAGATAGACTAGTTATTGTATCCACACATATTGTTTCTGATATTGCCGACATTGCAGATAATATTATCTTTTTGAAAAAAGGATCAATTGTATTGACTGGTAATATCGATAAAATTCTTAAAACGATCAATGGAAATGTTTGGCTTGCAACAGTTGATCAAGAATCGGGCGAGAAATTAGAAGAACAATATATTATTTCAAAAGCATATTATCTACCAAATAATGATATACAATATAGGATTATTTCAGACAACCGACCTTGTGAGTTGGCAAAACCATCAACATCATGTTTAGATGATGTCTATCTTTCCATTTTTAATGAAGTGAGTGAAGGAGAAAAACATGAAAACTTTAATTAA
- a CDS encoding response regulator transcription factor, whose amino-acid sequence MANGNIVVIDDEKDICDLIASLLVSEGYTVSSFYTGKNFIEYSERNEVPLLILDIMLPDIGGLEILKEIRKRKFFPILLLTAKNLDADKLVGLTLGADDYITKPFNSLEVVARVKTHLRRVNHYNNQTPEESYLLEYNGLTLNKKKYKIFLFDEEIKVTPIEFAILHYLLINSGRVVTSEELFEAVWKEKYMDSNNTIMDHIARIREKLHENPREPNYIKTVWGVGYTIGN is encoded by the coding sequence ATGGCTAATGGTAATATTGTAGTCATTGATGATGAAAAAGATATCTGTGATTTAATCGCATCCTTATTGGTGAGTGAAGGGTATACCGTTTCTTCTTTCTACACTGGAAAAAATTTTATAGAATACAGCGAAAGAAATGAAGTACCCCTATTAATTTTAGATATTATGTTGCCTGATATTGGTGGATTAGAAATTTTAAAAGAAATACGAAAACGAAAATTTTTCCCAATTTTATTACTTACTGCCAAGAATCTTGATGCGGATAAACTAGTAGGATTGACTTTAGGTGCAGATGATTATATTACTAAGCCATTTAACTCTTTGGAAGTTGTTGCACGTGTAAAAACACATTTAAGACGAGTAAATCATTATAACAATCAAACGCCAGAGGAGTCCTATCTATTAGAATATAATGGACTAACCTTAAATAAAAAGAAATATAAAATCTTTTTATTTGATGAAGAAATTAAAGTAACTCCTATAGAATTTGCAATACTTCATTATTTATTAATAAATAGTGGTAGGGTTGTCACATCGGAAGAATTATTTGAAGCAGTTTGGAAAGAAAAATATATGGATAGTAATAACACAATAATGGATCATATAGCGAGGATAAGAGAGAAGTTACATGAAAATCCAAGAGAGCCTAATTATATTAAAACAGTGTGGGGAGTAGGATATACTATTGGAAACTAA
- a CDS encoding histidine kinase dimerization/phospho-acceptor domain-containing protein, translated as MIDSGISWRGSPHEIQWINYLQDNLLIINIVTLFLIWSITTFLFFLRYIFYLKEITDAVQVISINTKEKIELSKGIKPLEIQLNIICQNLENQKKLLKNSEESRRDLITHLAHDLKTPLTSIIGYLTIIKAKPTLIRLAKRNTLISCLIKPIN; from the coding sequence TTGATCGATTCAGGTATCAGTTGGCGAGGATCACCGCATGAAATTCAATGGATTAATTATTTACAAGACAATCTATTAATTATCAATATAGTGACCTTATTTTTAATTTGGTCAATCACGACATTCTTATTCTTTTTAAGATATATCTTTTATCTAAAGGAAATTACAGATGCTGTCCAAGTTATTTCAATCAATACTAAAGAAAAGATTGAATTATCTAAAGGAATTAAACCACTAGAAATTCAACTTAATATTATTTGTCAAAATTTAGAGAATCAAAAAAAATTGTTAAAAAATTCAGAGGAAAGCAGACGAGATTTGATCACTCATCTCGCACATGATTTGAAAACTCCCTTAACTAGTATTATTGGTTATTTAACCATTATTAAAGCTAAACCAACACTGATAAGACTAGCAAAAAGAAATACGTTGATATCGTGCTTAATAAAGCCAATAAATTAA
- a CDS encoding RusA family crossover junction endodeoxyribonuclease translates to MWQIILPFNPVATPRPSIKRTKTGILTYYTEKYATYLEEVSNYLSDHQLINDDFYQTIACEMGVVMEVDFFIQRAKNQKKVNTILRTYAPDIDNLLKGAMDCIFNQSKIKDSCVVGVIAFKYNTINNARTEIRLRRVDELEKIQYNFSEISQVDWQISLPFNPVATPRPGVKRTKTGILTYYPKKYQDYKTAMKTYIEDQEMYNQDFFQVIQSSFGMIAEIDYFCQMAKNQRKLEKLMKVTAPDIDNLVKGTLDSIFHYGLPIKDSRVVGLIAYKFNTLKNPHTEVRIRGI, encoded by the coding sequence ATGTGGCAAATCATACTTCCCTTCAACCCAGTAGCAACACCAAGACCAAGTATAAAAAGAACAAAAACAGGAATTCTTACCTATTACACAGAAAAGTATGCAACTTATCTTGAAGAAGTTTCCAATTATCTTTCAGATCATCAGTTAATAAACGATGATTTTTACCAAACGATTGCTTGTGAGATGGGTGTAGTAATGGAAGTGGATTTTTTTATTCAACGAGCAAAAAACCAAAAAAAAGTTAATACTATTTTACGAACCTATGCGCCAGATATCGATAATTTATTAAAAGGTGCAATGGATTGTATTTTTAATCAATCGAAGATTAAAGATAGTTGTGTGGTCGGTGTTATAGCTTTTAAATATAATACAATAAACAATGCTAGAACGGAAATACGTTTAAGACGGGTAGATGAATTGGAAAAAATCCAATATAATTTTTCAGAAATCAGTCAGGTGGATTGGCAAATTTCGTTACCATTTAATCCAGTAGCAACGCCTAGACCAGGTGTTAAAAGAACAAAAACAGGAATTCTTACCTATTATCCAAAAAAATATCAAGACTACAAAACTGCAATGAAAACATATATTGAGGATCAAGAAATGTATAACCAAGACTTTTTTCAGGTCATTCAATCTTCCTTTGGCATGATTGCAGAAATTGACTACTTTTGTCAAATGGCTAAAAATCAAAGAAAACTTGAAAAATTAATGAAAGTAACTGCTCCTGATATTGATAATTTGGTCAAGGGAACATTGGATAGCATTTTTCATTATGGACTACCTATTAAGGATAGTCGAGTTGTTGGTTTGATTGCTTATAAATTCAACACTCTAAAGAATCCACATACTGAAGTCAGAATAAGAGGGATCTAA
- a CDS encoding CoA-disulfide reductase, whose product MEKIMEIVIIGGIAAGMSAAAKAIRTNKEAIVTVIEKANYISFGACGLPYYLGDQFKDEQEMFARTPEQMKATGIQLMLEHEVTSIDFENKELKITNLKTKQTLTKSYDRLLIATGSTPIVPKIKGLNMKAKNIYTIDTPGHVQQLKEQLDNYQNILIIGGGFIGLEVADQLAQKNKQIQLLEANKTVVNVPFDPEFSEKIAEAVTKKGVNMYFEEVAQEMIFKEDNVISVKTTKREFQVDAVIMAVGVTPNTAFVAGQLDMLTINGAIIIDDYGRTSIPDVFAAGDCAKINHRLAGTMYIPLATTANKLGRIVGENLVVKEENMHTYSGSLASIAIKAGDYEAAATGINETKAKELELNYKTTCIETMNHSNYYSTQEKIMIKLVYDADTFVLYGAQLFGKNETVLRATAFSTAIYAGLTTKELGFVDYAYAPPFASTWEAINVAANTAK is encoded by the coding sequence ATGGAGAAAATTATGGAAATAGTCATTATTGGTGGTATAGCAGCTGGTATGAGTGCAGCAGCTAAAGCCATTCGAACAAATAAAGAAGCAATAGTAACAGTAATTGAAAAAGCGAATTATATTTCTTTTGGGGCTTGTGGATTGCCTTATTATTTGGGAGATCAGTTCAAAGATGAACAAGAAATGTTTGCTCGAACGCCTGAACAAATGAAGGCAACTGGTATTCAGTTAATGTTAGAACATGAAGTAACTTCAATTGATTTTGAAAATAAGGAACTCAAAATAACGAATTTGAAAACAAAACAAACATTAACAAAAAGCTATGATCGTTTGTTAATTGCAACAGGAAGTACGCCAATTGTTCCAAAAATTAAGGGACTTAATATGAAAGCGAAAAACATTTATACCATTGATACCCCAGGACATGTACAACAATTAAAGGAACAATTAGATAACTATCAAAATATCTTGATTATTGGTGGTGGATTCATAGGTCTTGAAGTTGCCGATCAATTAGCGCAAAAAAATAAGCAAATCCAGTTGCTTGAAGCGAATAAAACAGTTGTCAATGTTCCTTTTGATCCTGAATTCTCTGAAAAAATTGCTGAAGCAGTTACAAAAAAAGGTGTAAATATGTATTTTGAAGAAGTCGCACAGGAAATGATTTTCAAGGAAGATAATGTAATTTCAGTAAAAACAACTAAAAGAGAATTTCAGGTCGATGCAGTAATTATGGCAGTGGGTGTAACTCCTAATACGGCTTTTGTAGCGGGACAACTAGATATGTTAACAATCAATGGTGCTATTATTATTGATGATTATGGAAGAACTTCAATTCCCGATGTCTTTGCAGCTGGTGATTGTGCAAAAATCAACCATCGCTTAGCGGGAACCATGTATATTCCACTAGCTACAACAGCAAACAAGTTAGGAAGGATTGTTGGTGAAAATCTTGTAGTAAAAGAAGAAAATATGCATACGTATAGTGGTTCACTAGCAAGTATTGCAATTAAAGCGGGTGATTATGAAGCTGCTGCTACAGGAATCAATGAAACAAAAGCTAAGGAGTTAGAATTAAATTATAAAACTACTTGTATTGAAACAATGAATCATTCCAATTACTATTCTACTCAAGAAAAAATTATGATTAAATTGGTTTATGATGCAGACACTTTTGTTTTGTATGGTGCTCAATTATTTGGTAAAAATGAAACAGTACTAAGAGCGACAGCTTTTTCTACCGCAATTTATGCAGGATTAACAACAAAAGAATTAGGATTTGTTGATTATGCTTATGCACCACCGTTTGCTTCAACGTGGGAAGCAATTAATGTAGCAGCAAATACAGCAAAATAA
- a CDS encoding cation:dicarboxylate symporter family transporter: protein MIKTPFFTQFLKISNFYTIGALILLALAILLLRFLKTKKIDFSIRMITALIIGLMIGIFIDFIGGKNGTYVHFAQMEISAWYELLGTGFLKLIQLLAVPVVFLSIIKVVIDVQGERLRTLTSKTFVSLLGTTAISAMVGILVVKIYRLNGAAFAGNLTGEKASSMRQIASQSFPEFFLNLIPSNIVESLGSNESIVSVVIIAALFAGAIRFLKVKKPDQVAPFVTILDSLRITINSILTNIIKIMPYGIIALVSNTIISNGIQAIIGMLGFIAALYTGIIIMLLVYIVILILLGVNPVIFFKKSFTTLLFAFSSRSSVGTLPYTLKTLQNGMGVTEETANFVGTLGTTIGLNGCAGVFPAMLGTLIASAVGTEMNFVFYIVIVLVVTISSIGIAGVPGTATVAATVTLNGLGYGKTISSIGAIFGIDPIIDMGRTLLNVAGSMIAAIIVDKWDGTFDKEAYNRITEKDE, encoded by the coding sequence ATGATAAAGACTCCCTTTTTTACACAATTTTTGAAAATTAGCAATTTCTATACCATAGGCGCATTAATCTTATTAGCGCTAGCTATTTTACTTTTAAGATTTCTAAAAACAAAAAAGATTGATTTTTCGATACGTATGATAACTGCATTGATTATTGGACTTATGATCGGTATTTTCATTGATTTTATTGGTGGTAAAAATGGTACTTATGTTCACTTTGCTCAAATGGAGATTTCTGCTTGGTATGAATTACTGGGAACTGGATTTTTAAAACTCATCCAATTATTGGCTGTTCCGGTAGTTTTTTTATCGATTATTAAGGTTGTTATTGATGTTCAGGGAGAACGTTTAAGAACATTAACCAGTAAAACATTTGTTTCTTTACTTGGCACTACCGCTATTTCAGCGATGGTTGGTATTCTTGTTGTAAAAATTTATCGGTTGAATGGTGCAGCTTTTGCTGGAAACTTAACTGGAGAGAAAGCTTCTTCTATGCGTCAGATTGCTTCACAAAGTTTTCCGGAATTTTTTCTAAATTTAATTCCTAGCAATATAGTGGAATCTTTAGGTAGTAATGAAAGTATTGTTTCCGTGGTAATTATTGCTGCTTTATTTGCTGGAGCGATTCGTTTTCTTAAAGTAAAAAAACCGGATCAGGTGGCTCCGTTTGTAACAATTCTTGATTCTTTAAGGATCACAATAAACTCAATATTGACAAATATTATTAAAATAATGCCTTATGGCATTATCGCATTGGTTAGTAATACGATTATTTCAAATGGAATTCAGGCAATTATTGGTATGTTAGGATTCATTGCAGCTTTATATACAGGTATTATAATTATGTTATTAGTATATATAGTTATTTTGATTCTATTAGGCGTGAATCCAGTAATTTTCTTTAAAAAATCATTTACAACCTTATTATTTGCTTTTTCTTCACGTTCAAGCGTGGGTACATTACCTTATACTTTAAAAACCTTACAAAATGGGATGGGAGTAACAGAGGAAACTGCTAATTTTGTTGGTACTCTTGGAACAACGATTGGATTAAATGGTTGTGCAGGCGTGTTTCCGGCAATGCTTGGCACATTAATTGCTTCTGCTGTTGGGACAGAAATGAATTTTGTTTTTTATATTGTAATTGTCCTTGTCGTAACGATCAGCTCCATTGGCATTGCAGGTGTGCCTGGGACAGCAACTGTTGCTGCAACGGTAACTTTAAATGGTTTGGGTTATGGAAAAACAATTTCAAGCATTGGAGCCATTTTTGGTATAGATCCAATTATTGATATGGGAAGAACCTTATTAAACGTCGCCGGTTCAATGATTGCCGCCATTATTGTTGATAAATGGGATGGTACTTTTGATAAGGAAGCTTATAATCGAATAACTGAAAAAGATGAGTAA